CGAGGTGGTCCCCAGGGGTGTGGGGCCTTTCGGGGCAGAGGGTCTCAGCTCCCAGGACATTCTCAAAGCCGACTCCTGGCTGACTGCACCCCCTTGCCTTCCCAGAGCCCACCGGAATGACATGGAGACCATCTACCCCTTCCTGTTCCTGGGCTTCGTCTACTCCTTCTTGGGGCCTGACCCCTTCGTTGCCTGGGTGCACTTCCTGGTCGTCTTCCTGGGCCGCATGGTGCACACCGTGGCCTACCTGGGGAAGCTGCGGGCGCCCACCCGCTCTCTGGCCTACACCCTGGCCCAGCTCCCCTGCGCCTCCATGGCCCTGCAGATCGTCTGGGAAGCAGCTCGCCACCTGTGACCAGCCGCTGACACTTCCTCGGCTGCCGGACCCCTGGCCACGAGCCACCGGGAGACCAGGTGCCCCTCTGAGATTGTGATAGGCCCCGGCGCCTGGTATCCTGGCAACCAGCTGGATTCCTCGGTGAAGCCACCGATTAGAACTGTTTAGAGACCGGTTGTCACGACTGATAGAAAATCCTTCCACTTAAAGAACAGAGCATGGAAAgtatccctccctcttcctccccaagTCTGGGAAGGGTGAGCAGAGACTCAGTTCAGGTTTCTGAACCTAACGACCCTCTGAATGCAGGGCTGTAATAAATAAGGACTTCTCACCTCCACCCCAGAGATGCTGATTTAGCTGGTCTAGAGGGGAGCCTGGGCGTCTGCATTTTTAGGAAGTTCCTGTGAGTCCCAGCAATGGCCGGGCCTGGGGCCCACTGCCAGTCCCCTCTAGGGGAGGGCCCAGGACCGGCAGGTGGGAGTTTCTTTCCCGGTGGGAGAAGGGTTGTGCTCCTTTGTGCCCTGTTGACACTTCCCTGTGCCACATTCCTTTGCTGCATCCTTCTGTCTTGGGCACAGGTGCCGAAGGGAAGGGCCCACAGTAGGGTCGGCTTTCTCTTCCCGAGGCTTTAGTTGCTCCGAAAGGCTGTCATTCAAGGACAACGGGCTTTGAAGGACCAACTGCTAAAAGGAAATTTTGACTCCTTCGGTATTTGCGAGGCTTGAAAGCCGCAAATGTGCACCCCTGCCGGGAATCGTGTGTCTCTCCTGGACTCTTGCAGTAAGAGCATGTGGCTTTAGTCATTAATGAAGTGTCTGACCAGCTTGGCCCCCTGGCGGCTGGTTCCCGGCATCCACCACCAACCAGGCTGGCTGGGGATCCGGCTCGCCCGACACTCTTGCGGGTCTGTGTCTGGGGGCGAAACTGACAAGACACAGTCTCTGGCAAACACACAAACCCACCCAGACGAGGGTGCTGAATCATGCAGAAAGCAAGCAGGCTGCTGGGAGACACCCTCCCGCCTCCTGCCGTGGGCCAGTAAGATGGTCAGTCAAGCCcatttttacacatgaggaaaccaaggctcaaggTGGACTCCCTGCAGTGTGGGATCAGCTCTGAACCCCGCCTGTCTGGCTCCCCCAAACTGCTCTAACCATTGTGAGGTCCTGCCTTTCCCCAGACCCCCCTCCCCAGCGCTGCCCCTTTCCTCCAGGAtctagggaagcccccctcacACCTGGGCATGGCCTCCTCTCACAGCGCTGCAGCCCCCGAGCTTCTGCCCCCGCGGACTGATGGGTCTGCCTAGTGGGGGCCTCACTGGGGACCCGGGGTTCCCCAGACCTCACTAGAAATCCGAGTCGGCCCCCCTGCCCGGCCGTGCTAGGAGGTGGGATGGGTAGCATTGCTTCCTGGTGGTGAGATGAGTCTCTGTTCTGGGGCTGCAGCCGCACGTCTGGAAGCAGAAAGCGCGTGTCCCTGTATTCAGTGTCTGCTGTTTGCTAAGCACCGGCTGAGCACGGTGTTCACAGTTTTTTTTCCACTTGATCCTCCACCCCAGGAAGGAGGTATTTCTGCTTTTTGATGAGGAAAGTAAGGCTCAGGAAGGAGCTGTAACTTGCCCAACATCCCTGAGCTGGGATGTGATAAGAGAAGAGTAGACCCAGGATGTGTGCTTGTGTTTTAATACTTtcccttcccagaccagggaaagAGGGACTGAGAGGGCAAAGTGCCCAGCTCAGACCCGGGTGAGGAGGGCATCCGATACCCACAGGGACCCTGTGACCCTGGGACCGAGGGAGGGGGCAGCTCCTCGGAACTGCAGAGACAGCAGCCCCTTGTGCACTGGCCCATCATTCGCTCCCTGCCCCGGCCCCCGGGACCCCTCAGATGCTGAGCTGCAAACAGGGTGGGGGGACGGCAGGACATCAGACAGTGACAACCCAAGTACTCAGTGCCCTAagggggggtgggcagtgggagcACAGGGAGGGCCTCTAACCCCTGCTGGGGAGGGGCTTCCTAGGGGACATGACAGCTCGCCTGCCCTGGGCGTAAGTCAGACCGGCTTTGGGGGCGCGTCCAATCCAGCTGAGGAAAGATGAGCAGAGCTCAGCCCCCCGGGGTCTTGTGCCTGGGAAGTGGCGGGGGGCGTGTGGGAGCGGGGGTGGGCGGAAAGGGGCTCATTCAAGGCCTTGGGGCCTTGTGGGGTGGGTTCAGAGCCAGGGTGAGGAGAAGTGGGCGAGGGGTTAGTGACGTGGCTCTGTGTCCCAAGAGAACTTCCGAGAAGCCACATGGAAGGCAGCATGGTGAGGTTGACAGCTGGGCACTGGCTCTGGTTCCCAAACTGACGCAGACAGTGCCCAGAGGTCCCTCCAGTTTCTGGAGGGGCCGGGAAGAGGCAGGCGCAGCCTGACGGCAGGGAGGGGCAGCTGGCAGGAGCCGGGCTTTGTTTCCAGGGTAGACCCGGAACCCTCCAGgatggggaagggctgggggcgGCTTCCCGGAGCAGCTGCCCCTGGGGCTGAACCACAGCGCCCCTTTCTTGGGCAGCGGCAAAGTGAGCACTGCAGGTGAGACGATGCGGGTGGGCTGGCCTGGCCAGAAGCCCCACCCACACCCCGCCCCAGGCCATCCTGGGCGCGGTGAATTCCTCTGACTTCGCCTCCATCGCACCCCATCCAGATGCGGGGCGCCCTCTTGGGCTGCCTCCTCCTGACCCTGGACTGTGGGTGGTGCGAAGTGTGGGcagtgctgggggcagggcagtgCTGAGCAGCAGCCTGGGGGCAGGCAAGGACTTTGGGGCCCAGCCCAGGCTTGGGAAACCGGAGCTGCCCCTGACTGGAGCCTGGTGGCTGGGGGCAACTTCTTCTGGGCTCTGAGTGAGCAGGAAAGCCCAGAGCCAGCCTGGGGTATCACACAGACCCCAGGGTCAGGGCCCTGGTCTGTGAGTTAGGGGCCCTCTCCTCAAAATGTTGCCAGTTTGGTCCTAATGCTATAGAACCTTTCACCCCCACCCGGGTacacacacttcttttttttttttttttaataaactttatttatttttggctgcgtggggtcttccttgctacacgcgggctttctctagttgcggcgagtgggagctattctttgttgtggtgcgcgggcttctcattgcggtggcttctctttttgcggagcacgggctctaggtgcgcgggcttcagtagttgtggcacgcgggctcagtagttgtggcgcgtgggctctagagcacaggctcagtagctgtggcgcacggggttagttgctccacagcacgtgggatcttcccggaccagagctcgaacccctgtccactgcattggcaggtggattcttaaccactgcaccatcagggagtCCTGAGTACACACCCTTCCAAGGAGGAAGGCCAAGACAGGTGATGGCTGGTGTGCCCTGTCCACCTGGGCTCCCCAGTCTCCTGTGAGGGCCCCTCTGGGGAACCACTGGGGCTCCCTCGTTTAATGGATTCCTTGTCTCCAGGCTTCCAAGAGCCTCCCTGGTATGTGACAGACTTGGAGGAACAGGCAAAGATGAGAGGACAAAGGGGCCTGGTTTTAGTCCTGGAGGTGGGGACAGAACCTGGGGACTCCCTTAATTCCCACAGAATTAAGGGCTCCTGGGGTTtctgtgtgtgtccctgggaGGCCATTGGCCTCAGGAATGGGCTTCCAGGCTGGCTAGGGCGGAAAGATGGACTCCTTCTTACTCCAGGTGTGCTGGGCCTTGGGCAGTCACAGAAGAGGGGTGTGTGTCCGGGTGGCTGGGAACCCAGGCAGGATTCCCTGAGAGGCATCCTTTGAGTTGGAAGCTGAAAGGTGGATGAGATTTTAAACTGTTAATTACAGGTACCCACAAGTAATGGTCACTATCAGAGGTTTAGAAACTATAGAAAagctcaaagaagaaaataaaagcttccTGTATTCTCACCACGCAGTTGTCCTGGTCACGCTCCAGGTCATTGCAACAGCTCCCAACTGGATACCTGCATCCACCATCCACCCTTGGCCCCCACCGTCTACTCCCCACCCAGGGCCAGAGGCTTCTGTGTGCCAGTCCTCCGGTGGCTTCCCCCTACCCAGAGGAGGCTGGCGAGGCCCCACGCCATCTTCCTGCACCTTCTtcactctccatctctccctctagAATGTGCACTCCAGGGGGACAGGGATTTGGGTCTGTGTTATTCTTGCCGTGCCTGTGTCCCCAGGTCTTGGAAGAGCACCTGGCTTCTAAGGCGTTTCTATTAAGTGAATGATgtgtaaaatgtgtgtgtgtgtgtgtgtgtgtgtgtgtgtgtgtgtgtgtacacataggGTAGAGATAGGGATTCTGAACTGTTTCTATCCAGGATGGAATTCCACAACAAAAAATATGGATCGAGTCTTTGCGGAGATGTCGTCGGTGTGTCACAGATGTGGGTGGCATCtgtgctcagggtctcacagccTGGCCTTTTCATCATCACTTGAGATTTTCCCTAATAATACATCTGCACTTCCTCCCAGGGCTTTTGATGGTCAATACCATGAATTTTAACAGCTCCCTGGCACTCCATCATCCCGGATACCctcatcatttatttaatctGCCCTTATTGTTGGATAATTAATTTTCCAG
This region of Delphinus delphis chromosome 6, mDelDel1.2, whole genome shotgun sequence genomic DNA includes:
- the PTGES gene encoding prostaglandin E synthase; this translates as MPPPGLELMSGRVLPAFLLCSTLLVIKMYVVAIITGQVRLRKKAFANPEDAQRHGGLQYCRSDPDVERCLRAHRNDMETIYPFLFLGFVYSFLGPDPFVAWVHFLVVFLGRMVHTVAYLGKLRAPTRSLAYTLAQLPCASMALQIVWEAARHL